From Brassica rapa cultivar Chiifu-401-42 chromosome A06, CAAS_Brap_v3.01, whole genome shotgun sequence:
TTCTCCTGACTTGGtaattctttaaaataaaataaaaatatataatgataaagataattaaaaagatatatatatcaaacatcCTAAACCTAAACCAAATGTTCACAAAACTGTTCACACAAGAAGTTTGAAGTacccacaaaaaaaaagctttaatGGCCTCCAAATGCATAGACAATGGTGTAAAGAACGAAACCGACGTCCTCTCCGTCGAGAAGGTGACGAGTTACACCAACCTCCACAAGTGGCCGATGGCAGAGGTGGAGTTTGTTCAGTCAATCAGACACGGCAATAGCCAGCATCATACCATGGTGCTGAACAACATTTCTTGTAGGCAAATGTACCTCAGAAGCTACACTTTCACTAGAAAAGAAAATGAAGGCGAAGGTGGTCGAGGTGGCGGTAAGACCGGTGACCAGTGGAACAGAGGAGAGAAAAAGAAGTCTGCAGAGACAACGAAGAAAGGTATGAGGAAAAAGAGCAAAGCAACACCTTGTAGGGGGTTTGTTTTGAGGCTCTTATGGAAGTGTTTTTCTTGTACTTCCTCTACTAAAGTTAATATTGATAGCTCTCTTAACTTCAAACACTTTGCTCTTATTTGAATTATACACCTTTTGAAGAGTGTTCCATAACTCTTTGGAAGTTTCACAGTAGGAGTAAGCTTCCAGGATTGATGTCTCAAGGCTACTTTAAATGATGGACAACGCCATGAGATCCTCCTGATCCCATTTTCCATCGCCAGCCAACACCACTTCTTTACCATTCTCTCCTAGGCTGGTTTTCTTTGAAGGTTTTGTCATCTGTGACATATGATCAGAGTCCTCTTCCTCTTAAAGAAGTTTTGACCAGTCTTGACCACAAGAGATAGTTAACTCCCTTGAGAATGACTGGAATCACCACCTTTGAGTTTTTCATTTTCGAGCAACTAGTATCCAGTGGATGAACGAAAGTTTCAAAATTGAGAAATGAAAAATCagagtaaaagaaacaaaatttgcAGAAGTAATAGAAGGGAGTGATGAAAATAAGGTCTCAAGATCtgagatgctctgataccatgtaaaatTTGATAGAATTATGAGAGTTTAAATGAAGAACATGAAGAACTTgcaaaaacaataaacaaagatgAGAACTTTCaatagaaagaaaaagagaatgaGGAAAGATGATTTCCTTAATGTTTACAATGGTGACTAGAAGATTATTAGTATGTTTATCTTTTCAGGACAACCAAAACAATCGAAGTTACCGAGTTACTGTTTGCCAAATTACTGTTTGCCAAATTACTGTTCACCAAGTTactgtttattttaatttcttgaACTCTTTTGAATTCtcttgaatttttttctctTGTTATTTATTACTTCATGTCAACAAAATGAGGCTGAGACATAGATCATGCTTGTGGTACAAACTGAAGAGGCTTGATATCTCAAGACAAATAACTTTTCCATGTTTTTTCTTCAGATTTTCATGACAGCATTATTCAGAAATACAGGAAATACACCGGTGGAACAGAGTCTAAGCACTGACTTGTGCTCTGCTTTTCATTAAGCGCTAATATTTGACAAAGCATTATTAACTTGAGCTTTTTCTGCCTTTTGGGCATAAATGGTACGTATTAAAACTTAGCACTTTTTACCTTCTACAAGGTATTTAAATAGGTGAGAGATAAGGTTTCACAACGTGATTAACTTAAGAGAATAAATACAACAGAATTACTCTATCTAAGTTAGAAGAAACCTTGACATACgtaatctaatattttataatttccaCATATGCATATATAGATGAATCGGTGAAAGTCATCCTAGATTTTGACTCAGAAGAGTGAACGGATTTCGTAATGCGCGCAAGAGGGATAGGAGGAGAGctttttcttaataaataaCTTCAGAAAATAGAGTTGACAAAGTATACACGTTAAGTTGAGAAAACCTCTCAAATTTTTCTCCTGACTTGGtaattctttaaaataaaataaaaatatataatgataaagataattaaaaagatatatatatcaaacatcCTAAACCTAAACCAAATGTTCACAAAACTGTTCACACAAGAAGTTTGAAGTacccacaaaaaaaaagctttaatGGCCTCCAAATGCATAGACAATGGTGTAAAGAACGAAACCGACGTCCTCTCCGTCGAGAAGGTGACGAGTTACACCAACCTCCACAAGTGGCCGATGGCAGAGGTGGAGTTTGTTCAGTCAATCAGACACGGCAATAGCCAGCATCATACCATGGTGCTGAACAACATTTCTTGTAGGCAAATGTACCTCAGAAGCTACACTTTCACTAGAAAAGAAAATGAAGGCGAAGGTGGTCGAGGTGGCGGTAAGACCGGTGACCAGTGGAACAGAGGAGAGAAAAAGAAGTCTGCAGAGACAACGAAGAAAGGTATGAGGAAAAAGAGCAAAGCAACACCTTGTAGGGGGTTTGTTTTGAGGCTCTTATGGAAGTGTTTTTCTTGTACTTCCTCTACTAAAGTTAATATTGATCCGTGAAGAAAAATCATCGTTTGAGATCTATGagagttaataaaacaaaataaactatGCAAGTTTGTAATTGATGGGTCTTGTTTATCAGTGTAAGTTTGAAACAGTGGTTCAAGAATAAATCGTTGACCAGAGTTTGTTTATTTATGAACTGGAGAAAGAAACAGGGGTTCAAGAAATGGCCCTGGTGAAGAAAGAAATAATTCAGTATAACTGGAACAATACCGCTGGAAGATGAAACCTCAAAATGATTTAAGAAGAgaagtaaaacaaaaactaaacccAAACGAGAACATGTAAAAGTAATAAAACTTCTAAACTTAAAGAGTACAATTGAAGCAACAAGAGAGTTAAAACATAATACTTAGAAACAAAGAACAAACAAATATCAGACAACTTCAGAATATCATACAAACTCATGAGGAGGGAAGAGAGGATAAAATAGGAAACTTCTTCAAAAATACACATAAGAAACAGCTCGAGCAGACAAAAGACCTGATGCTTTCTTTCCTCATTACTACATGTTTTGCTTCCTTTCCTGTTACAATATCAGAACTTTTCGCGCTGTTTTACGGGCATTATCACTGTTCCCACCCTCTCATCATCTTCCTTCGGATTTCACAAGTTGAGAGAACACTTTACTCATGGAAACACCAGAGAGATCATCAATGCTCGATTCCTCAAATCGTCCCGTGGTTCCCGGAACGTTAACACTCGTGTCCCCTTGACTGAAGTTGTTGATCTGCGGAGGCAACTCTCCAATCATATTCGTGCTGTTATCTTCCGGTTCACCGtctatgacagcttcttgtagCTGCAGAGCGTATTCAAGATTCCACAAGACATCTCCCATAGACGGCCTATCGACTCCATAATCAGCCAAACATTTCTCACCAGTCTCTGCAAACTTCCTCAACGAATCTGGTCTGATGTTACCGCGAAGCGACTGGTCGATGATCTGATCTAACTGCCCTTTCTTCTGCCATTTCATGGCCCATTCCGCAAGATTCACCATCTCTCTCGGAAGCGTCGGGTCTATAACAGGTCTAGCACAAAGAACCTCGAAGAGAACCACACCAAAGGAGTAGACATCTGATTTCTCAGTGAGCTGTTGCCTTCTGAAGTACTCGGGGTCGAGATACCCGAAACTACCTTTCACAGCAGTACTCACATGAGTCTGATCAAGCTCAGGTCCGGTCTTAGACAGTCCGAAATCCGCAACTTTGGCCATGAAGTTCTCGTCGAGCAATATGTTTGCGGATTTCACGTCTCTGTGAATGACAGGTTTCGAGTCACCAGTGTGAAGGTAATGCAATCCTCTAGCCGCACCAATGCAGATCTCAAGCCGCTGTTTCCACGTCAAGCTAGGAAGACCCGAGCCGTAGAGATGACTCTTCACCGTTCCATTCTCCATATACTCATAAACCAGTATCATCTCGTTGTTCTCATCACAGTAACCAATCAGAGAAACCAAATGGCGGTGACGGAACTGCGACAACATCTCGATCTCTGTCCTGAACTCCGCAAGCCCTTGCTGAGATTTCGGGTTCCCTCTTTTCACAGCTACTTTCGTGCCGTCGTTAAGCTCTCCTTTGTAGACTTTACCGAAACCTCCAACACCGATGTTGCGGCTCTCATCGAAGTTGTTTGTAGCGTCTTTAACCGTTGCAAAGGGGATACGGTAGTTGGCATTGGTTGTTATACTTGTAAGCGTAGTTCCATACGACACTTTGCTTCCCACCGACATTCCGTTTATCGAAAACGGCATCCACGTCTTGGAATGACCGTCTTGGCCGCGCTTCCTCTTCTTACACAACACAAAACAACCACCTCCCAAGAGGACTAACGCGAGCAACGGACCAACGGTTGCACCGACAATCAATCCCACACTCTTCTGCTTGGTACCCGAACTACTACTACCTGGAACAAATGTCCCGGCGCTGAGCTGGCCTCGAGAGTTATTCATCTTCATGATCTCCAACCCGTTCACAATACCATCGGGATAATCGGTGTGGACATTCGATGGACCGACGCTAACGCGGATTTTGTTAGAACCTTTGGGCGAGGGCGTGACGAAGTCCATGTTGTATGCACCAGCCAGTGTGTTCACATAAGTGCTGAGATCAACGTCCATGACAGCGAGCATTGAGTCGACGTAAACATTGAAGTAGAGCTGGTTGAGAGCTAAGCTCACGATGTCGCAGAAATGGAAGCGTAAATAGTACTGAAAGCCAGGGTCCACGTCGAACTCCCACGTGACATTGAAATTGCTAGTAGGGTCGCCTGAGCTATTATTCATCTCAGTGCAAGTACCATACACGCTGCTCGGCGCAGTCTCCTCTGTTGCAAACCCTGGAACAAATTTAACCGACAGAATCTTAGACACCGTGTTGGCTAGATTCTTGGAAAGCAGAAAGTCCGAATCAGGCTGCCAAGTTCTTGTAAGAGTGTCGTTGTTAGGCGTAACGAGCGAGCCCCCCATGTTCAATCTGTGAACTGTCTCGAAAGCCTGCGTTGACAAGCTCTGTTGAAACATCCCTGAGCCGCCTACGAGCCTCGGGGGAGGAGAAGAAGCGATCAATGCGTCGGGAACGGATATAACCTCAATAGCGTTCACAAAGGCAAACGAAGTAGCAGAGGGAGTAAACGTGAGGAGGAGATCATCGGTGTCTACATTCAAAGAGTACTCTTTTACAACTTTGGAGCCGTTGACTGTGTACTCGCTCAAGAGCACATGGGTCTGCGTTGAAACCGCGAACTTGGCGGAACCCATTTGGTAGCTTTGGTAAGTGAATGGATTGAAATGGAGGCGGACCCAGTGGCGGCCACGAGCGACGGAGAATTTGTAGGTAGCGACTCCGGTGAAGACTCTCGCCGTCTGGTAAACGTCGGAGCTGCTGCTTTGACTCGCGAGGATCTCGGGTTTGGTAGAAGAGGTGAGTAGGTTGGAGGCGAGCTTATCGGACATGAAGACTCGGTCCATGAGTGTCGAATTGGCCGGTGAGCCGCAGTTGATCAAGTAATTATCTTGAGGTGTGAATCCATGGCAGATGCAAATCAAGCACGTCATCGTTGAAACGAAGATGAACTTTTCAACACCCATCTTTGACCCAACAAAGAAACTGTATAATAGATCCGGTGAAATATTCAATCAGATAGATTTGCATACGAACTAGAAccacagcaaaaaaaaatggcAACTTTCTAAGATCCCCAAAGCATAAATTAAGACATAACACGATAGAAACTACCTTTTTTAAGACAAGGGATTGAGGAGAGATAACGGTCCCATGAAAGGGCTAGAGTTCAGGATCAGAGAGCTTAATCAATAGATCAAGAAACCGAAAACTCAGATTTTGagctcttttttttaataatataatatgaaaAACTGTACTCGAGAAAAGAGAGTAGTTTCCAGCGATGAACAGACTGGTAACAGGAGAGGTTTGATTCTTTATGAACTCAtgagtatatttttatttatttctttacgAGTAAGAAGATGGGAGAATTAAAATTGTCAACAGATTCAATTTTCTCTGCCTGTATTTGTATTAATGgatgagaaagaagaaaaatatggAATTTCAAGAAAATGATTAGAAACGTAAAATATTCGTCGCAATTAATATGTCTGTCTATGAGAAAGCGGTTGTTGGTCATggataattgtttttaatatgcaaaatatgttaaaatacaGAGTCcagatatttttaaatatatttattttcaaagtgTTGCGAATTTGtgtgttttcatttttgttttcagGTGTTTACTGGTCGTGTTTTGCAACAACAAAGTCAACTTTTTATCGGGATTTTTGTACATTTtgacatctaatctattaacaCAGGAGTACAAATAAATACTAACctttaatttttcaaataattataattagGTATTTTATCCGCACATGCGGACATAATCATCTTACgaatacttattattttatgtctTATTACTCCAAAAATTGgcattataaaactctaatTGGTGAACATGTTGAAGGAAAAATATTACGGTGAATTCTTTGTTCCTCAAAATTTATACTAGTTATGTTGAAATTTTAGTCAACTTATTGAAAGGTAGAtcccactttttttttcttctaaattccCCATGGATGTatgaatttataagaaaaaaaatttctatgcaattttgataaagaacaaattgaacaaaaattcgtattttattttattttttcaatacctcaaatgaaattttattttatttttattatttttcattttttctttcttctaatGGTCACCAACAGAAGCTATAGTGTTTCACGGATTAAACTTAAACTTGTTTAAactaaaaacaagaaaatttgttttgaacTCAGTCACaagttaagttattatttatggttttaaatagttaaatcaaacatcaaattatttatatatgtcaaacAAACATTCATCAAACtatgtacttattattgtgttaaaagttttaaaacattcttatattagaaatagtttagaaaatatattttatataactatttttgtttgactaatatttaattataaactgttttatatcttagtttttttaactttataataaaaatattgttttcagatagcaacacaatatatataagaattctcttaatttttaaatatattttcacaattttattatataagtttataattaattatttaatataacatataaatttaatattattaaaataaaatgcgtgttttattatatacaaaattcaTCACGAgtgttttgaaaattattaatactcagttaaaaactaataataaatcaatgacctatataaaagcttaaaacctaataaaatatgacaaataagaaaatatgaattttaatataacatatagtttttaactatatataaaattcattacggatatttttataaattaataaattagtgattcagctaaaaaattattaataaatcaatgactaagctaaaacctaataaaaacatgacaagtaagcaaaattgactaaaatcatggaaaacatgacaaataagcaaaatcaaaataattatatatctagttacatattttatagttatattatttaaattaataaattatggactcaactaaaaactactaataaattaatgactcaacttaaacctaattaaaacatgacaaataaataaaattacctaaaatcatggaaatcatgacaaataagctaaataacttcataaataatagtatagatcatATGCCATTAATCAAAACAGAGTAGTTTTATACTTTCTCTGAACCATTATTTTCCTAACAATTACACCATAAAGTCACCGAATATATTTTTGGGATTATTAAACCTTTGGCCCAATTTACAATcactatttatattttgtttgttaaacACCAAACCGTGGAAACCTATGACCAGTTATATTATGTCACAATCACTATCCTCACCTCGAAACTTTCTTAAGCATGatataatcaaatattattatgtAGAAGAAGGTCGGATATcagtaaaattaaaatgttgtatATCATTTTCATTATGCAGACCAACATTGTGTATATTAATCTAATCAATGTATGGTTTAGCGATTAAAAGAGTTAAACTGATTTATGATTATATtagtattattaaaaattagattatattttatCTGAGTACAAAATCGAaactaattatgtttttttttccttggaaaagtaaataatatttcaaaaacaatTCCTATAACCACGCAATGACAATTAACTGCataaaatctaaactaaatattcatttttcaaaaaataaacaacatcaaaactttctatcttttttttacGCAGTCACCATATCGAAAAAAAGATATCAATTAACTAACACAATCATCAGTTTCTGTTTTAAAAACTTGCACAACAAGTATTCTTTAGAATTTAAGACGTatatttagtaaataaaaaaaatatatatatatatatatattcgtttAATTTTATAACTACCCTTGCCAAAACCAAGTATATATATCTCATCTATCTTTCgtcaaaaaaatatcaaagcaaacaaaaaacataaacatgTCTAAGCTGACGACTTTTGCTGCTCTCACAAAACTAAGACCTTACAAAAACAATTGGCGTAGTCAAGTGGAACATTTACATTTATGGAAGCAAAACCCACCTTCTGGAAGTGAATCCTTCGAGATGATTTTAGCAGATGAATAGGTATctttttgtttatagatttttcaattcattatattacatatttttatttaaatctaaTATGACCGTGTGTGTTTTTAGGGTAACAAGATCCATTGTTGTTGGTCTATCTTTCTCTACAACAGAGTAGTTGGTCTATATTACTAATACTTCATGCATGAAAAGTAATAAAGATTTCTAATATCCTATGTGCTTTgaacaataa
This genomic window contains:
- the LOC117126076 gene encoding uncharacterized protein LOC117126076, coding for MASKCIDNGVKNETDVLSVEKVTSYTNLHKWPMAEVEFVQSIRHGNSQHHTMVLNNISCRQMYLRSYTFTRKENEGEGGRGGGKTGDQWNRGEKKKSAETTKKDFHDSIIQKYRKYTGGTESKH
- the LOC117126077 gene encoding uncharacterized protein LOC117126077 — encoded protein: MASKCIDNGVKNETDVLSVEKVTSYTNLHKWPMAEVEFVQSIRHGNSQHHTMVLNNISCRQMYLRSYTFTRKENEGEGGRGGGKTGDQWNRGEKKKSAETTKKGMRKKSKATPCRGFVLRLLWKCFSCTSSTKVNIDP
- the LOC103873309 gene encoding receptor-like protein kinase HERK 1, with the translated sequence MGVEKFIFVSTMTCLICICHGFTPQDNYLINCGSPANSTLMDRVFMSDKLASNLLTSSTKPEILASQSSSSDVYQTARVFTGVATYKFSVARGRHWVRLHFNPFTYQSYQMGSAKFAVSTQTHVLLSEYTVNGSKVVKEYSLNVDTDDLLLTFTPSATSFAFVNAIEVISVPDALIASSPPPRLVGGSGMFQQSLSTQAFETVHRLNMGGSLVTPNNDTLTRTWQPDSDFLLSKNLANTVSKILSVKFVPGFATEETAPSSVYGTCTEMNNSSGDPTSNFNVTWEFDVDPGFQYYLRFHFCDIVSLALNQLYFNVYVDSMLAVMDVDLSTYVNTLAGAYNMDFVTPSPKGSNKIRVSVGPSNVHTDYPDGIVNGLEIMKMNNSRGQLSAGTFVPGSSSSGTKQKSVGLIVGATVGPLLALVLLGGGCFVLCKKRKRGQDGHSKTWMPFSINGMSVGSKVSYGTTLTSITTNANYRIPFATVKDATNNFDESRNIGVGGFGKVYKGELNDGTKVAVKRGNPKSQQGLAEFRTEIEMLSQFRHRHLVSLIGYCDENNEMILVYEYMENGTVKSHLYGSGLPSLTWKQRLEICIGAARGLHYLHTGDSKPVIHRDVKSANILLDENFMAKVADFGLSKTGPELDQTHVSTAVKGSFGYLDPEYFRRQQLTEKSDVYSFGVVLFEVLCARPVIDPTLPREMVNLAEWAMKWQKKGQLDQIIDQSLRGNIRPDSLRKFAETGEKCLADYGVDRPSMGDVLWNLEYALQLQEAVIDGEPEDNSTNMIGELPPQINNFSQGDTSVNVPGTTGRFEESSIDDLSGVSMSKVFSQLVKSEGR